Proteins encoded in a region of the Neodiprion lecontei isolate iyNeoLeco1 chromosome 5, iyNeoLeco1.1, whole genome shotgun sequence genome:
- the LOC107217565 gene encoding uncharacterized protein LOC107217565: protein MDCKTLCDKGTSLHDATKNEFLERVNFRNRKQKEDEPIEDVALAIKILAAKYKFTEAELENNIIDQLINGVKDDLTRYELLKMSSKTSKEFTETAKIVEMATKNSKSKNNSHPENSVSTFNYTRSSNNDDRGNRYQRQDRASTSRRRSTTQQGARACHCCCKNNHLKAQCSLRYKYCSDCGKQGHIFKMCPKKSNQTGRVNNIQNEQSKIENLTENLGTNCKRLTSTISTTRIALYQTCT from the coding sequence ATGGACTGTAAAACTTTATGCGATAAAGGCACGTCGCTACACGATGCAACCAAAAACGAATTCCTAGAACGGGTAAATTTCCGAAATCGAAAGCAAAAGGAGGATGAACCGATAGAAGATGTTGCCTTAGCTATCAAAATACTAGCGgcaaaatataaattcacGGAAGCCGAATTAGAAAACAACATCATAGACCAGTTGATTAATGGAGTCAAGGATGATTTAACTAGATACGAACTGTTAAAAATGTCAAGCAAGACATCAAAGGAATTCACCGAAACAGCTAAAATCGTTGAAATGGCcacgaaaaattcaaaatccaaAAATAATTCGCACCCAGAGAACTCGGTGTCAACGTTCAACTACACAAGGTCAAGCAACAATGACGACCGCGGAAACAGATATCAACGGCAGGACCGGGCCAGCACCAGCAGACGACGATCAACAACACAACAAGGGGCTCGAGCGTGTCATTGCTGCTGTAAAAACAACCACCTGAAAGCTCAATGTTCGTTAAGATATAAATACTGTAGCGACTGTGGAAAACAAGGACACATATTTAAAATGTGTCCCAAAAAAAGCAATCAGACAGGTAGAGTCAATAACATCCAAAATGAGCAATCGAAGATCGAGAATCTAACGGAAAATCTAGGAACGAATTGCAAACGCTTAACGTCGACGATCTCAACGACAAGAATCGCTTTGTATCAGACTTGTACATGA
- the LOC107217580 gene encoding metabotropic glutamate receptor — protein MQPFRGISLAWLALMIVNVVTATRKNEREAVLIPGDIVLGGLFPVHEKGGSSCGPKIYNRGVQRLEAMLFAVDQINKQHEILPGIALGVHILDTCSRDTYALNQSLHFVRASLSNQDISVLECADRSTPRVRKSANAGPVYGVIGGSYSSVSLQVANLLRLFHIPQISPASTANALSDKTRFDYFARTVPPDTFQSMALVDVVKSVNWSYVSTIYSEGSYGEYGIEMFTRQANDRNVCIAAAEKVPSAADDKVFDNIIAKLLKKPNARAVLLFTRAEDARRILEAARRSNLTQPFQWIASDGWGKQIKLVEGLEDVAEGAITVELQSENLPGFDDYMASLTPETNRRNPWFGEYWEDAFACTLQKNVPLVTNHTINVCSSRFQLTPAYGYEQESKVQFVVDAVYAFAYALHNLQSDLCGRNVGLCPAMVNFDRGVFYRSYLLNVSFTDAAGSEVKFDEHGDGLPRYDILNFRKVDPNGTNGYYYRVVGKWYNKSLNISTDDLVWSKGATEIPISACSLPCAAGMIKKQQGDTCCWVCDQCESYEYVFDEKTCKECEENHWPHPDKKGCYELPITYVKWSSAFAIVPAVISCLGITATLAVGGLLFRHRDTPVVRASGRELTGILLAGVLVCYLNTFVLLAKTTTVTCVLQRFGVGVSFSAVYGALLTKTNRIARIFDSASRSARRPRYISPTSQVCIATALIAFQVVITLVWMIVEPPGTKKFQPDRTQVIIRCNIQHMSFLFSQLYNALLIVISTIYAVKTRKIPENFNESKFIGFTMYTTCIIWLAFVPIYFGTENSHETQITTLCIAISLSASVALVCLYSPKVYIIIFQPDKNIRGKVTMSGSTFKKQGSSAGASSVTKCTACDGPSENVPLQPAINATAQTSVGTPQTPTRTVLAFKAGNEEAVAQL, from the exons ATGCAACCATTCCGTGGGATTAGTTTGGCCTGGTTGGCGTTGATGATCGTTAACGTAGTCACGGCAACAAGGAAGAACGAACGAGAGGCTGTCTTGATCCCAGGAGATATAGTCCTGGGGGGGCTGTTTCCCGTTCATGAAAAAGGTGGCTCGTCCTGCGGTCCGAAAATCTACAACCGAGGAGTACAGAGGCTCGAGGCGATGCTGTTTGCCGTTGACCAGATAAATAAGCAGCATGAAATTCTACCGGGAATAGCGCTAGGTGTTCACATACTGGACACTTGCAGCCGGGACACTTACGCGTTAAATCAGAGCCTCCACTTTGTCAGAGCGTCGCTGTCCAATCAGGACATAAGTGTTCTGGAGTGTGCCGACCGTTCGACGCCGAGGGTTCGCAAGAGCGCGAACGCCGGTCCCGTTTATGGAGTCATCGGGGGCTCGTACAGCTCAGTTTCACTCCAGGTGGCAAACCTCTTGCGGCTATTTCACATACCGCAAATATCGCCGGCCTCGACCGCGAATGCGTTAAGTGACAAAACACGATTCGACTATTTCGCCCGCACCGTGCCACCGGACACCTTCCAGTCCATGGCCCTCGTGGACGTGGTCAAGAGCGTCAACTGGTCCTACGTCTCGACCATTTACTCGGAAGGCTCCTACGGCGAGTACGGAATCGAAATGTTCACGCGTCAGGCGAACGACAGGAATGTGTGCATCGCGGCCGCCGAAAAGGTGCCCAGCGCCGCGGACGATAAGGTGTTCGACAACATTATCGCTAAGCTCCTCAAGAAGCCCAACGCCAGAGCTGTCCTTCTCTTTACTAGAGCCGAGGACGCCAGACGGATATTGGAGGCTGCTCGTCGCTCGAACCTGACCCAACCGTTCCAGTGGATCGCGAGCGACGGCTGGGGGAAGCAGATCAAGCTTGTCGAGGGCCTTGAAGACGTCGCTGAAGGCGCGATCACGGTTGAACTTCAGTCCGAAAATCTGCCTGGCTTTGATGATTACATGGCCTCGCTCACTCCAGAGACAAATCGACGGAATCCGTGGTTCGGCGAGTACTGGGAAGACGCTTTCGCCTGCACCCTGCAGAAGAACGTACCCCTGGTCACCAACCACACGATCAACGTTTGCTCCTCGAGGTTTCAGCTGACACCGGCATACGGTTACGAACAAGAGTCCAAGGTCCAGTTCGTCGTCGATGCTGTATACGCCTTTGCCTACGCGCTGCACAACCTGCAGAGTGATCTCTGCGGACGGAACGTGGGGCTTTGTCCAGCTATGGTCAACTTCGACAGGGGTGTATTCTACAGGAGTTATCTCCTCAATGTTTCTTTCACTG atgCTGCCGGCAGCGAGGTGAAGTTTGACGAGCACGGAGATGGTTTGCCACGCTACGATATTTTGAACTTTCGCAAGGTCGATCCGAACGGCACCAACGGATACTATTACCGG GTAGTGGGAAAGTGGTATAACAAGTCCCTCAATATCAGCACGGATGATCTGGTCTGGTCGAAGGGAGCAACGGAAATTCCTATCTCGGCTTGTTCGCTGCCCTGCGCTGCCGGGATGATAAAGAAACAGCAGGGTGACACGTGCTGCTGGGTCTGCGACCAGTGCGAATCGTACGAGTACGTGTTCGACGAAAAGACGTGCAAGGAGTGCGAAGAGAACCACTGGCCACACCCTGACAAAAAGGGCTGCTACGAACTACCGATAACTTACGTTAAGTGGAGCAGTGCATTCGCTATTGTTCCCGCGGTGATCTCGTGTCTAGGGATCACCGCAACTCTCGCGGTTGGAGGTCTCCTCTTCCGGCACAGAGACACACCGGTTGTTCGGGCTTCCGGAAGAGAGTTGACCGGCATTCTTTTGGCCGGAGTACTCGTATGTTACTTGAACACTTTCGTCCTCCTGGCGAAGACGACCACCGTCACCTGCGTCCTGCAACGATTCGGCGTCGGTGTTAGTTTCAGTGCGGTTTATGGTGCCCTCCTCACAAAGACCAATAGAATAGCGAGAATATTCGACTCAGCATCGAGGTCCGCCCGCAGGCCTCGGTACATAAGCCCCACATCTCAGGTCTGCATCGCCACTGCCCTGATCGCCTTCCAAGTGGTCATAACCCTGGTCTGGATGATCGTCGAGCCACCGGGTACGAAGAAATTTCAACCCGACAGAACGCAGGTGATAATTCGGTGCAACATCCAGCACATGAGCTTCCTCTTCTCCCAACTCTACAACGCCTTGTTGATCGTAATATCGACTATCTACGCGGTTAAGACCCGCAAGATACCCGAGAACTTTAACGAGAGCAAGTTCATAGGGTTTACGATGTACACCACCTGCATAATATGGCTAGCCTTTGTCCCCATTTACTTCGGGACCGAGAACTCTCACGAGACCCAAATCACCACCCTGTGCATAGCCATCAGCCTCAGTGCATCGGTTGCGCTGGTCTGTCTCTACTCGCCGAAAGTCTACATCATCATATTTCAACCGGACAAAAATATTCGCGGAAAGGTAACCATGAGCGGCAGCACGTTTAAGAAGCAGGGTAGCAGTGCAGGTGCATCTTCGGTCACGAAAT GTACCGCATGCGATGGACCGAGCGAAAACGTCCCTCTCCAGCCGGCAATCAACGCTACAGCCCAAACGTCAGTTGGCACACCACAAACTCCAACACGTACCGTCCTTGCGTTTAAAGCCGGCAACGAGGAAGCAGTTGCTCAGCTTTAG